One stretch of Plutella xylostella chromosome 15, ilPluXylo3.1, whole genome shotgun sequence DNA includes these proteins:
- the LOC105397624 gene encoding homeobox protein CHOX-7, which produces MAWRLLCGSSEGCADVLYGVTRDHQTSSSSRPSNGSGQGSGRKPRRRRTAFTHAQLAYLERKFRCQKYLSVADRGDVADALSLSETQVKTWYQNRRTKWKRQNQLRLEQLRAQAQGEHELPALPLACALLPPYPAYMHCHL; this is translated from the exons ATGGCGTGGAGGCTGCTCTGCGGGTCTTCAGAAGGCTGCGCTGATGTTCTTTACGGGGTCAcca GAGACCACCAGACGAGCAGCAGCAGCCGGCCCAGCAACGGCTCCGGGCAGGGCTCGGGCCGCAagccgcgccggcgccgcaCGGCCTTCACTCACGCTCAGCTGGCCTACTTGGAGCGCAAGTTCCGCTGCCAGAAGTACCTGAGCGTGGCCGACCGCGGCGACGTGGCCGACGCGCTGAGCCTCAGCGAGACCCAGGTCAAAACGTGGTACCAGAATCGGAG GACCAAATGGAAGCGCCAGAACCAGCTGCGCCTCGAACAGCTGCGCGCGCAGGCGCAGGGCGAGCACGAGCTGCCCGCGCTGCCGCTGGCGTGCGCGCTGCTGCCGCCCTACCCCGCCTACATGCACTGCCATCTGTGA